In Tsuneonella sp. CC-YZS046, the genomic window GCGAAGCCCATCACCTGCTCCACCCCGGCGCGGTTATACCAGCTGCGGTCGAACAGGACGATTTCGCCGGCTGCGGGAAGGTGGCGCGCGTAACGCTGGAAATACCATTGCCCCTGCTCGTTCTCGCTCGGCTTGGGCAAGGCGACGACCCGGCATTGGCGGGGATTGAGCCGCTCCGAAACCGTCTTGATCGCGCCGCCCTTGCCGGCGGTGTCCCGCCCCTCGAACAGGACCAGTATCCGCTCTCCCTTCGCCTTGGCCCACCGCGCCATCTGCACCAGTTCCACCTCGAGCGGTTCGATCAGCTTGTCATAGGTCTTGCTTTTCATGTGCCCGTTCCCTGGAAGCATTGCGATCCGATCGCCCGGAACAGCGATGTCAGTCTGGCGGCAAGCCATCGGATAAGGAAGGATTTATCGCCAGTTGCAAATAACGCAACGCGCCGGAACTTTTTTGCGATTGCGAAATATGCTGCGCTGCACAATATGACAGCAGGAAGACAGGGACGATGTCCTTGGGGCACTGCAAACAGGAGGAAATCATGCAGCTCATCGCTTCGCGCGTATTGCCGATCATCGTGGCGGCTTCGACCAGCGGGATCTTGTTCGGCGCCACGCTTATCTGAGTTGGCGCCTATGGCCATATCCAACGGCAGGCGGCCGTTCTCCGGATAGGGGGACGGCCGTCTGCTTTTGTGGCCCGATCCATTGCAATCAGTTGTGGATGTCCGCCCTCAACGCTTTCCTATTCGCGGCTTCGTCCCTATATCATCGGCATGACGGACAATCCCGAAAATGCCCCGCGTTCCAATGGCTATGGCGCGGATTCGATCAAGGTGCTCAAGGGCCTGGACGCCGTGCGCAAGCGGCCCGGCATGTATATCGGCGATACGGACGACGGGTCCGGCCTGCATCACATGGTGTTCGAGGTTTCCGACAATGCCATAGACGAGGCATTGGCCGGCCATTGCGACCTCGTGCTGATCGAATTGAACCCGGACGGCTCCGTGTCGGTCGAGGATAACGGCCGCGGCATCCCGACCGACATCCATTCGGAAGAAGGGGTTTCCGCCGCCGAGGTCATCATGACCCAGCTCCATGCCGGCGGCAAGTTCGAGAATACGTCGGAAGACAACGCCTACAAGGTTTCCGGCGGGCTGCATGGCGTCGGCGTCTCGGTGGTCAACGCGCTCAGCGAATGGCTGGAGCTGACCGTCTGGCGGGACGGCAAGGAACACTGGATGCGCTTCGAGAATGGCGATCCAGTCGCGCCGCTGGTGATGAAGGGCGATGCCCCGCCCGGCAAGAAAGGCACGCGGGTCACCTTCCTGGCGTCCACCGAAACCTTCAAGAATGTGACCGAGTTCGATTTCGAGAAGCTGGAACACCGCTATCGGGAGCTGGCTTTCCTCAATTCGGGCGTCCGCATCCTGCTGCGCGACAAGCGGCACGAGGAAGTGAAAGAGCATGACCTGTTCTATGAGGGCGGGATCGCCGCCTTCGTCGCCTATCTCGATCGCAACAAGACCGCGTTGCTGCCCGATCCGATCGCGATTGCGTCCGAACGGGACGGGATCGGCATCGATGTCGCGCTCGAATGGAACGATTCCTATTACGAGAACGTGCTGTGCTTCACCAACAACATCCCCCAGCGTGACGGCGGCACCCATCTGGCCGCATTCCGCGCGGCGCTGACCCGCACGCTCAACAATTATGCCGAGAAATCGGGCCTGCTGAAGAAGGAAAAGGTTAACCTCACGGGCGAAGACATGCGCGAGGGGCTGACCGCGATCGTTTCCGTCAAGCTTCCCGATCCGAAGTTCAGCTCGCAGACCAAGGACAAGCTGGTTTCATCGGAAGTGCGGCAGCCGCTGGAAAGCCTGATGGCCGACCGGCTGAGCGAGTGGCTTGAGGAAAACCCGGCCAATGCCAAGGCCGTGGTGGGCAAGATCATCGATGCCGCCGCCGCGCGTGAAGCGGCTCGCCGCGCGCGCGAACTGACCCGGCGCAAGGGGGCGATGGATATCGCCAGCCTGCCCGGCAAGCTGGCGGACTGCCAGGAGCGCGATCCGGCCAAGTCCGAATTGTTCCTGGTCGAGGGCGACAGCGCGGGCGGCTCCGCAAAGCAGGGGCGCGACCGGCATTATCAGGCGATCCTGCCGCTCAAGGGCAAAATCCTGAATGTGGAGCGCGCGCGGTTCGACCGGATCATCTCGTCGAAGGAAGTGGGCACGCTGATCCAGGCGATGGGCACCGGCATTCGCGACGAATTCACTCTCGACAAGCTGCGCTACCACAAGATCGTCATCATGACCGACGCCGACGTGGACGGGGCGCATATCCGCACGCTGCTGCTCACCTTCTTCCATCGGCAGATGCCGGATATCATCCGCAGCGGGCATCTCTATATCGCCCAGCCGCCGCTCTACAAGGTCAGCAAGGGCCGTTCGGAAGTCTATCTGAAGGACAATCCCGCGCTCGACCGCTATCTGGTCGAAGGCGGATTGCAGGGCAGGATTCTCGAAACCGCGGGCGGGGCCCGGGGCGGGGCCGAACTGGAAGCGCTGGTCGAACATGCGCTGCGGCTGCGCAACCTGATCGGCTTCGTGCCGCGCCGCTATGACAGCGCGGTGGTGGAGCAGATGGCGATGGCCGGGGCGCTTGCGCCGGATCTCGACCGCGCCGCGCGGACTGCCG contains:
- the gyrB gene encoding DNA topoisomerase (ATP-hydrolyzing) subunit B, whose amino-acid sequence is MTDNPENAPRSNGYGADSIKVLKGLDAVRKRPGMYIGDTDDGSGLHHMVFEVSDNAIDEALAGHCDLVLIELNPDGSVSVEDNGRGIPTDIHSEEGVSAAEVIMTQLHAGGKFENTSEDNAYKVSGGLHGVGVSVVNALSEWLELTVWRDGKEHWMRFENGDPVAPLVMKGDAPPGKKGTRVTFLASTETFKNVTEFDFEKLEHRYRELAFLNSGVRILLRDKRHEEVKEHDLFYEGGIAAFVAYLDRNKTALLPDPIAIASERDGIGIDVALEWNDSYYENVLCFTNNIPQRDGGTHLAAFRAALTRTLNNYAEKSGLLKKEKVNLTGEDMREGLTAIVSVKLPDPKFSSQTKDKLVSSEVRQPLESLMADRLSEWLEENPANAKAVVGKIIDAAAAREAARRARELTRRKGAMDIASLPGKLADCQERDPAKSELFLVEGDSAGGSAKQGRDRHYQAILPLKGKILNVERARFDRIISSKEVGTLIQAMGTGIRDEFTLDKLRYHKIVIMTDADVDGAHIRTLLLTFFHRQMPDIIRSGHLYIAQPPLYKVSKGRSEVYLKDNPALDRYLVEGGLQGRILETAGGARGGAELEALVEHALRLRNLIGFVPRRYDSAVVEQMAMAGALAPDLDRAARTAALEAAAVRLGGGDPDARWSASFKDDGSVRFDRVWRGVTDVHLIEAAFLSSAEARKLDRIAREQAEVYVAPARLIKGSTAAEPEPEVADEAEDGEEALRAPAAGEGAITRPTELLDAVLAAGRKGLSIQRYKGLGEMNAEQLWETTLDPENRALLQVKVEDADVTDEIFTRLMGDVVEPRRDFIQENALNVANLDV